One window of Nymphaea colorata isolate Beijing-Zhang1983 chromosome 1, ASM883128v2, whole genome shotgun sequence genomic DNA carries:
- the LOC116267747 gene encoding protein ELC-like has translation MAPSAAQFIATAFAGSGPFSLCYPDHKCKRLIISHLLSLFNEFPSLSPRASHFTTDDGATFYLLVATGTIAATPLTIWLLPTYPSGPPLVYVSQTAAAAITEDHPFVNSATRAVFTPYLLTWCHRRANLVGLVRNLQRVFHLYSPLLPTTTTNDSAATTTTGFSLSLPSHVSKQEAIDRLALALIYDISGFRRQVIAETNDLLNQRSDLEDRRKRLEDGIKELEHENLRLEERMGLMNSQIHSLQKWLEERKEVRSGEMEVEKIFECVDRKSRVVLESSAADLAIEDVMQKLDRALQEGLVELSVYMKLVRSLAREQFYCIVDCTKILQPQN, from the coding sequence ATGGCTCCATCTGCAGCGCAGTTCATAGCCACGGCCTTCGCCGGAAGTGGCCCATTCTCCCTCTGCTACCCCGACCACAAGTGCAAGCGGCTCATCATCTCCCACCTCCTCTCCCTCTTCAACGagttcccttccctttcccctCGTGCCTCCCACTTCACCACCGACGACGGCGCCACCTTCTACCTCCTCGTCGCCACAGGCACCATCGCCGCCACTCCTCTCACCATTTGGCTCCTTCCCACTTACCCTTCCGGACCCCCTCTCGTCTACGTCTCTCaaaccgccgccgccgccataACTGAGGACCACCCTTTCGTGAACAGCGCCACCCGCGCTGTCTTCACCCCTTACCTTCTCACCTGGTGCCACCGTCGAGCCAACCTCGTCGGCCTCGTCCGCAACCTTCAGCGCGTATTCCACCTATATTCACCTCTCctccccaccaccaccaccaacgaCTCCGCTGCTACCACTACTACAGGTTTCAGCCTCTCACTTCCTTCTCACGTCTCGAAGCAAGAGGCCATCGACCGGCTGGCGCTCGCGCTCATCTACGACATCTCCGGCTTCCGCCGGCAAGTCATTGCCGAAACCAACGATCTGTTGAACCAGCGATCTGACCTCGAAGACCGCCGCAAGCGGCTGGAAGATGGGATCAAGGAGCTCGAGCACGAGAATCTGAGGCTCGAGGAGAGGATGGGACTGATGAACTCACAGATACACTCCCTGCAGAAATGGTtggaagagaggaaggaggTCCGAAGCGGGGAGATGGAGGTGGAGAAGATCTTCGAGTGCGTGGACAGGAAGTCGAGAGTGGTGCTGGAGAGCTCTGCTGCTGATCTAGCCATAGAAGACGTGATGCAGAAATTGGACAGAGCATTGCAGGAAGGGCTGGTGGAGTTGAGTGTGTACATGAAGCTTGTCCGATCTCTTGCCAGGGAGCAGTTCTACTGCATTGTGGATTGCACCAAGATCTTGCAACCTCAGAACTAA
- the LOC116247678 gene encoding protein GAMETE CELL DEFECTIVE 1, mitochondrial, translated as MQSLRSKASVVWRLQPPFSLLISRSKTTSSFSDRNGGRVADAFNNTSDSNEWNEAWESSWLPEDVVAQSRAPWEVDVHADFTAAEQPVVFPSQLDSDTRAFVEEMSENWNQRRGSKKPVERSAPPGFTLSEKDPLKDYRIRKQAVHAALWMKEIEKELEAKLGTPAGRDDIDKLLDSCSEIFDQGSNEIKGYEVPSTSQFNNKPEGWESTSKPQDGNVFNLTQKEDDILLQEFERRIAFTKFQVVSFIKSHIFSRRRPVDGWKYMIEELGPNAKSGKGSMARLPSSPVPPN; from the exons ATGCAGAGTCTAAGGAGCAAGGCGAGCGTCGTATGGCGCCTTCAACCACCATTCTCCCTCTTAATCTCACGGTCGAAAACAACCTCATCCTTCTCTGATAGAAATGGGGGAAGAGTGGCAGATGCTTTCAACAATACTAGCGACAGCAACGAGTGGAATGAGGCCTGGGAGTCCTCTTGGTTGCCAGAGGACGTCGTGGCGCAGAGCAGGGCCCCCTGGGAGGTTGATGTCCACGCTGACTTCACCGCCGCCGAGCAACCTGTTGTCTTTCCTTCCCAGCTCGACTCAGATACCAGGGCCTTCGTGGAAGAGATGAGCGAGAATTGGAATCAGCGTCGGGGCTCCAAGAAGCCTGTAGAGAGGTCGGCGCCTCCAGGTTTCACACTATCGGAGAAAGACCCATTGAAGGACTACAGGATTCGGAAGCAGGCAGTCCATGCTGCTTTGTGGATGAAGGAGATAGAGAAGGAGCTAGAGGCGAAGCTGGGGACGCCCGCTGGCCGTGATGACATTGACAAGCTGCTCGATAGCTGCTCTGA GATATTTGACCAAGGGAGCAATGAAATTAAAGGTTACGAGGTTCCCAGTACATCCCAGTTCAACAATAAGCCTGAAGGATGGGAATCCACTTCAAAACCTCAAGATGGTAATGTGTTCAATCTGACACAAAAGGAAGATGATATTCTCCTCCAAGAATTCGAAAGGCGAATTGCTTTTACAAAGTTTCAG GTTGTAAGTTTTATCAAGTCTCATATATTTAGCCGTAGGAGGCCGGTGGATGGATGGAAATACATGATTGAAGAGTTGGGTCCAAATGCCAAAAGTGGTAAAGGTAGTATGGCGAGACTGCCAAGTTCGCCTGTACCACCAAATTAA